Part of the Nicotiana sylvestris chromosome 2, ASM39365v2, whole genome shotgun sequence genome, TAAAAACTTTAAAAGTTGAACTCATTAAGATCTGCCTATGGCGAGGAGTTATTAACTATAGATAAATTGGTCGTCTCGCGATGTCTTGATTTCCTTTTTGATGAATTGTAGGCAGTGTGGAAATTTTGCCATCGATAGAAACAGATTTGAAGAAGATTGCTGCAAGGGTTGTGGAGAAAGCTAAGGAAATCTGTACTGCAAAATCCGTAATTagactcttttttccttttatttaaaGAGTTTAAGTTCTATGCATTGTCATCTATCtgttgaaaaatatatttttacgcGTCATTTATAATAATCCACTAATAGTGGTTgtattattaatattttgtaggtGAATGATGTTATAGTTGAGGCAGAGGAAGGTGATGCCAGGAATGTCCTATGTGATGCTGTAGAAAAGCATCATGCCTCTATTTTAGTTGTTGGTAGTCATGGTTATGGAGTTTTAAGGAGGTAAATATTCTTCAGGATCTTTGCACAAATAGCCGCTCGAATTCACTATTTATTTCTTTTTGCcggtatacataaattatatactaATTATACAcgattatatatgtatatatatttgcgCGCTATTTCAGTAAAGTAGTTGGGTGGGCTGCTATTTAGGTTAATTTTTcctgttttctttctttaataaAATGAAACGATTACTTGTCGTTGCTTTCATTTCGGTTTTCTGATTACAATACTCAATTTTAGTTTTGtatctttgtatttttttttcttcggTTTTAGAATCGGTGTGATTGTTGTTGcccttccttttatctttcctaaaccgagggtctttcgaaaacaGTCTATCTGCCTTCTTGAAGGTAGGGGTAAAATATGCGCATatactaccctccctagaccccattTGTGCGATTATACTTGatttttgttgttgctattgttgtaaTAAAATGAAACGAAGAACGATTTTCTCTGTTTCCTTAGGATGGATAACAATTGAACAAGGACTTaagttaatatacaataataGCATAAAAATATTTTACCGACCAATGTTTATGTCAGGCAAAGCACGAAAAGTGATTGATCAAATTCGCGGACGTTACTACGACGAAAAGCTTAGAGCTCATGCCTTTTCAAGCATGTCATCCCATTTTGAAATTGGTTTAtattggggtctggggagggtagtgtgtacgcagaccttacctctaccctagggtagagagactgtttccaaatagacccccggcatccttccctccaagaacttctcaccttgctcctggagagactcgaactcacaacctctcggttgaaagtgggggttgcttaccatcagagcaacccctcttgtcagtAAAGGTCATGTAGATTTACATATATTTACCTTATAAGTGAtccgactatatatatatatatatataatcaatacATAAAACTTAAACTCATTCAACAATTGTCTCTACTCAATTTTTCTTGATATTAACTCCTTGTGCAATTGATTGTGCAGGACTGTTTTGGGTAGTGTGAGTGACTATTGTGCTCATCATGCCCACTGCAGTGTTATGATTGTGAAGAAGCCAAAGCATAAATCCTAAGGTATTTTTTCTTGGTATTTGATTCTATTTGAGTGAACAAGTTTTAGATGTTATAAATATGTCATCATTTTCTCCAATTTGTGGAGGAGAACTCAGTTGACTTTGTGTATTTATCCAATTAACagtttgtttggatggttgttacatatcgtttcataatgtatcgtatcgtattatattgtactatattgtatcgtttgatgaatacaatgtttggatggaTTGTGTCGTTTTGCCGTCGTTTCATGGCATCATGCACCAGTAATATGATGAATAAATTTGTAATattacaaagaaaaattatgatacggtatataaaaaggtagggtaaatgataaaataaaattatttaataataatgaagcgtgagattgagagaaaaacacAAGGAAACGACGTGACCACATCAAATCGGTCGTTACGTAAAGTGACACATTTCATCGTTACGTAATGACGGATTTAACGatatgatacaataaaatttaaataacaatcaaaagaaacattgtatttaaagtaacaatacaatacgatataataagtaacaaccatccaaacaagctgttactTGACTCTCAATAATTTTCATATTTAGCTGTTTTAAGGTTGTAATTGTTGTGTAACATATTAGTGGCAAAAATTCATACTATGTGTAATAATTCACAATGTTATGTATGAAATAAGAGACAGTATAGGAAGCCAACTTTAATAGTGTGTGTCATGCAGGGGCGGCTCAATaaattttgtggcctaaagccaaactttaaCAAGAGgccttaaatttttaaaaaaaatatattttatttaaagtctattttttaatattttgatATGTAAAATCATACATAATTTCTTAAAATCTACCCGTTTTCTATTTAGGAAAATTAAAGAGAGAAAACAGTAATATTCATGTCAAACCTATTTCACAATTTATTCACGCGTATAGAATTTAGGGAAAGATCTACATTGCCAAGTTTTTAACTGAAACAATAAATCAATCataaattaaaatattattatttttatttataaagaACCTTTCTACATAAAATAATTAATACAAATTTAACTAAGTACTCATTGTGGGTAAAATTTGCGGCCCCTAAAAGAGTGAGGCCTAAAGCAAATGCTATAGTTGCTTCACCCATGAGCCGGCCCTGGTGTCATGTAACATTTAAACTCATCTAAATTtgatattttataaaataaaataaaataaaaataaaaaatactaaaCATTCTATATATTCTATCAGTATATAAATTTCCAATATGATTAAAACACTCTTTAAGAACGTTGGATTAAATTGTTAGATATGAGACAATTAAGATTAAGGAAAAAATGATTTACtgttaaatttaaataaaatagaaGATTGCATATAAATTGAATAGAAGATTACATATAAAAAAAATGCATTACACTTGAATAATAATATCTCACAACTCTCTTTCTGCTATTTCTAAAGGTCTATTTTACCCCTACATATATGTCGTTATTACTCCACTTATCCTCTTATATTCAAGAAAATAACGATATTCTAAAGCACTTAGTTCAAATGCATTAGATCCTTCTAAATATTGTGTGCTTGCCACTTTTTGCAAGTATAtttcgtaaaaatagcacggtatagtcagttttcggactggtcattcaaaaatagtcagcgtttacgaagtcaatgaaaaatagccattattttgctacAACAGAAACCGGTCCAGCACAATAtattggagttcggtgcacctgtgtatgaactccagcatattatgttggaccggtatactttgctgactccagtataatatactggagactggagcatcggtgctccaaactccagtatattatactggacaattatacttgctggaactctagtatattatgctggagttctagtgtacttatagTGGAATTCCATCATATTATGTTAGACATCAAATTATTATTAATACTAGATTTCAAAGTTTGTACAACCATGGTTCATTTTTTGTTTATGTTTGTCACATATCAAATTCAGCTAAATTTTGTGTAATTTTGATTTAATAAAAAGTGAAGATCTTATTTGTGGAAATGGCATGATGAGAAAAAGAGTATATTTGAAGTTATGCTTTGGTACGATGGAaaacatttttcaatttttcatatttggttggcttaaatgttttggaaaacatttttcttatgaactcattttcctacaattgaaggaaaatgttttccttatcaagagaagggaaaacattttccaaaactcattTTCAACCTTCCTCACCCTCACCAACCTACCCCCTCtccaaaaaagtttttttttttttaaatttcagtttttccgttaccacccaTCCTACTACCCCTTCACCCCCTGCCCCACCCCCTCTTCCACCTCCACCCgcgcaaaaaaaaattatttttttaccttaattttttttttctgcaatttcaaatttctgttttttcatttttccgcATCACCCGCCCACCTgcgaaaaaaatactttttaaatatatttttcaatttaattttattatttatcggtttaaaggctcaaaattttacaagttccaaaattataagttcggaggtttatgtgtttagaagtttacgggtttagaaattataaagtttatggGTTCGAAATTTCGCGAttttgaaagtttagcggttcgaaagtttatgaactTTGtaggttcggaaggttgttggtttgaaagtttatggattcatgtttattatatctaaattatttatgaatactcttgagatgtcattttccttaatttgcgtaccaaacactggaaaatgaaaaagattactacttgttttccaagaaaatattttcttggaaaacattttccgttataccaaacacacccctaaTTTGAAAACATTATTCTTTCTAAATTGCAGAGAATTTTTATGGTAGTCGCATGTGTCATACGCGACCTGCTTAAAAATCATTCTGCAGGTCACACCTTTTAGAGTCGCCTATTCAATgcatttccttttccttttttcaatTGCAGAAACTGACTATTTGTTTCAGTTTTTGGCAAGATTTGTTTCTGCACTATGATTTGCAGAAACAAAGTTTTTGGGCTTTTAAGTCAATTCACATATGCTCCTTGTAACCGACAAGGGACGCGTATTGTCAACTTTGCTCAGTAATTCCCTTACTAACAACACACATATAAATCCCACCTTATATCACCGCATGCACATTAACCCCTATCCTTATACCGCCGCACGTGCATCAATATCACAGCACAATAAAAATTCGCACCATAAGTGTAAATATGCCACAACTTGCCGAAATCAACAATACCAAAGTTACCACAATATATAGACCACGGCTCAACCACAATGGACTACTCTCCCTTCAAGATAAAGAGCACTCATTGTTCCTAAATCAATTGATTTTGAAGATATGCTTTCACGCATTGGaacattatttttttaaaactacaTACTGTTTTCCAGAAATATATTGTTGCAGAATCAAGGTCATAAAGTGCTAAATAACAATGTCATTACATAAAATATCCATTCATCACCAGGCAAATAACAAAATCTGCAAAAATTCCAAGACATAATTTTCACATCTTACCACCATACATGCTGCAAAGGTTTTTAAATACTAAAATACTGCAATCTTCCCAAGTCAGAGAAGCAAAAGTTTACAATTTAGTTCTAGTTTCTCATGGACCAAGATATTCAGAAGCCATTTCATGTTGACTTCTTGCAGGAAAAAATGACCCCCAACACCTCATGCTGATCTTTTCAGGCACAACAGCACTCTCAATCACAGCAACTGGAGATCAGTTTATTCCACGATGCAAACTTACCTGTAAAATTGTAACCCAAATTCAACAAAATTGTTATGGTGGTTACAAAGACAAGCCGACAGGAGATGACTTCGATATGAAAAGAAAGAGTCAACAAACATTTATAGTGGTTATGCATCAAGCGACCTAATGACTAACCACAAAGCCATTTTCTAACCAATTGAAAAATGACCAGCAATTGATATGATCTACAAAAAACAGACACATGAGGAAAGAGGACCTTGACAAACTCCCACTGCGGCTACGGCTACGGCTCCTGCTCTGACTTCTCCTGGAACTGCGTGGTTTTGGGCTTTTACTCATGCTCTGGCTTCTCCTGGAATTGCGTGGTTTTGGGCTTTTACTCACACTCCGGCTTCTCCTGGAATCGCGGGGGGGTGGGCTTTTACTCGCGTGTTTTGGACGCTGTTGCCAATCGAGTCAAATATAAAATGCCAACAAACAGAAGATTCCAAGTAAAAAAAGAGAATGTAATTAACTAACTTAATACAAACATAATAGATAAAATGGTTCGTCTGCCAGATTCAATACTTCCAGGTTTCCATTTTATTTTAGAAGAGAGATTTGACTTACAGATGGTACTGGAGATCTGGATCTTGATGGAGATCTGCAAAATGTCCACAAACAACTCAATTTAATATCCAACCTTCCGCTTAACAACTTTCATCCAACTGCCTTGATCCACTTCCACGTCAGAGTGACCATAAGCAAAGTAGATATGCAGAAACCCGTAATCATTTCACCATCCCAAAGAGAAAACAATGACATGTATGAAGCCATGCAAGTTACCTAGTTAAGGAAGAGTTCTAGTC contains:
- the LOC104245538 gene encoding universal stress protein A-like protein; the encoded protein is MATTEEKSIMVVGIEDNQHSFYALEWTLDHFFGTSPSLFKLVIVHAKPSPASVIGLTGLGSVEILPSIETDLKKIAARVVEKAKEICTAKSVNDVIVEAEEGDARNVLCDAVEKHHASILVVGSHGYGVLRRTVLGSVSDYCAHHAHCSVMIVKKPKHKS